In Arthrobacter citreus, a single genomic region encodes these proteins:
- a CDS encoding DUF2524 family protein → MTDRAFGQDQVQKAKEAYDYAVAQLEIGMRQEHYNDIEYSQAQAGIEEALLELEKVANLANAENKDEFYRLRRQLTQLQHQMIITPH, encoded by the coding sequence ATAACAGATCGCGCATTCGGACAAGACCAAGTACAAAAAGCAAAAGAGGCGTATGATTACGCAGTCGCACAATTAGAAATTGGTATGAGACAAGAGCATTATAATGATATTGAATATTCACAAGCGCAAGCTGGGATTGAAGAAGCACTTTTGGAACTAGAAAAAGTTGCAAATCTTGCAAATGCTGAAAATAAAGATGAGTTCTATCGCTTACGCCGACAATTAACACAATTACAACATCAAATGATTATTACTCCGCACTAA
- a CDS encoding glycogen biosynthesis protein GlgD, translating to MQEYVQEYAILGRKPIVVKKKSKSNNPEQTTKNKTNTEFSNDLSAVDQVKINNAKKGQPQRSQQG from the coding sequence ATGCAAGAATACGTTCAAGAATATGCAATCCTTGGGAGGAAACCAATAGTGGTAAAAAAGAAATCAAAAAGTAATAATCCTGAACAAACAACAAAGAACAAAACAAATACAGAATTCTCGAATGACCTTTCAGCAGTAGATCAAGTAAAAATAAACAACGCTAAAAAAGGTCAACCACAGAGATCCCAGCAGGGCTAA